The proteins below come from a single Methyloprofundus sedimenti genomic window:
- a CDS encoding low molecular weight protein-tyrosine-phosphatase, translating into MSNKKQVKVLFVCMGNICRSPSAEGVFKKLIKEQQLEKSFAIDSAGTHAYHIGDAPDLRSQKAAKERNVDLSHLRARKFIMGDFEDYDYLLAMDEENQAIMMEACPEKYQHKIKLFLEYAPHLETNEVPDPYFGGTYGFEKVLDLIEEASTGFLEQLKKSGEIT; encoded by the coding sequence ATGAGCAATAAAAAACAAGTAAAAGTACTTTTCGTGTGCATGGGCAACATATGTCGATCGCCTAGCGCTGAAGGTGTGTTTAAAAAATTAATCAAAGAACAACAACTGGAAAAAAGCTTTGCAATTGATTCAGCGGGCACACATGCATACCATATTGGAGATGCCCCTGATTTACGTTCACAAAAAGCTGCAAAAGAGCGTAATGTAGACTTAAGTCATTTACGTGCCCGGAAATTTATTATGGGCGATTTTGAGGACTATGATTACTTGCTGGCAATGGATGAAGAGAATCAAGCCATTATGATGGAAGCTTGTCCCGAAAAATATCAACACAAAATAAAATTATTTCTGGAGTATGCGCCACATTTAGAAACAAATGAAGTACCGGACCCTTATTTTGGCGGTACTTATGGATTTGAAAAGGTGCTGGATTTAATCGAAGAGGCCTCAACCGGCTTTTTAGAACAACTAAAGAAATCAGGAGAAATCACATGA
- the fdhF gene encoding formate dehydrogenase subunit alpha, with amino-acid sequence MAANPDTLNQPMINFTLDGEEVSAFADETILQTAKRHNKEIPHLCYKEGLRADGNCRACVVEIEGERTLAPSCCRMPTAGMKVQASSERAIRSQKMVLELLKSDIPDQGESPYKIDSELDQWVKKLQVGAPRFTSRAQPAADLSHPAIAVNMDACIQCTRCLRACREEQMNDVIGFANRGAHAEIVFDIADPMAASSCVACGECVQVCPTGALMPANNVGLEVVDKTVNSTCPYCGVGCLIKYHVKDDQILYTEGRDGDTNKFRLCVKGRYGFNYIHNPLRLTKPLIRREGVAKTTELLDPNDLDTIFREASWDEALDFAAGGLIKIRDEKGKKALAGLGSAKGSNEEAYLFQKLVRTGFGSNNVDHCTRLCHASSVVALLECLGSGAVSNPVEDVKLADVVIIIGSNPTVNHPVGATFMKNATKTGTKIILIDPNRTAIAKYASHVLQFRPDTDVALLNGIMHVILDEGLQNDAYIKKYTEDFEYMKQHLKDYSPEKVAPICGIDAETLREIARLYATSKNSMILWGMGISQHIHGTDNSRCLIAMALMTGQIGRPGTGLHPLRGQNNVQGASDVGLIPMVYPDYEPVEDPVNQAKYEKLWNVKLDPKRGLTTVEMIHAILDNEIYGMFVEGENPAMSDPNQNHVREAFSKLEHLVVQDIFLTETAGFADVILPASAFYEKTGTFSNTDRRVQMGRQAVNPPGDAKQDLWILQEVANRLGCGWTYQGPEDVFEEMRLAMGSIAGMTWDRLENEDSLTYPLENVGDPGEPIIFTDGFPTESGKGRFVPASYIHADEMPDDEYPLIFITGRQLEHWHTGSMTRHSPTLDAIEPDPVVMVHPEDLHKLGIQPGDIITIQSRRGKISAYARADIGIQKGSLFMAFCYNEASANLITNEALDPSAKIPEFKFCAVKASAGGEISVRIN; translated from the coding sequence ATGGCTGCTAATCCGGACACATTAAACCAACCCATGATCAACTTCACTCTTGATGGCGAAGAAGTCTCAGCTTTTGCAGATGAAACAATTCTGCAAACAGCAAAACGTCATAATAAAGAAATTCCACATCTTTGCTATAAGGAAGGCCTGCGCGCTGATGGTAACTGTCGAGCCTGCGTAGTTGAAATCGAAGGCGAAAGAACCCTGGCGCCTTCATGCTGCCGTATGCCAACAGCAGGTATGAAAGTGCAGGCCAGCAGCGAGCGCGCTATTAGATCCCAAAAAATGGTTCTTGAACTGCTTAAGTCTGATATACCTGATCAGGGTGAATCACCTTACAAAATAGATTCTGAACTGGACCAGTGGGTTAAAAAACTGCAAGTAGGTGCGCCACGTTTTACATCGCGCGCTCAACCCGCCGCAGACTTATCCCACCCGGCTATCGCAGTCAATATGGATGCCTGTATTCAGTGTACCCGTTGTCTTCGCGCCTGCCGTGAAGAACAAATGAATGATGTAATCGGTTTCGCTAACCGTGGCGCACATGCTGAAATCGTCTTTGATATTGCAGACCCGATGGCAGCGAGTAGCTGTGTTGCCTGCGGTGAATGTGTACAAGTCTGCCCAACCGGAGCATTAATGCCGGCCAATAATGTCGGTCTTGAAGTAGTAGATAAAACGGTTAATTCAACCTGCCCTTATTGTGGTGTCGGTTGTTTAATCAAATACCACGTTAAAGACGATCAAATTCTTTATACCGAAGGCCGTGATGGTGATACCAATAAATTTCGCCTGTGTGTTAAAGGACGATACGGTTTCAACTATATACACAATCCATTACGTTTAACCAAACCCTTAATAAGGCGCGAAGGTGTTGCCAAGACCACTGAATTATTAGATCCGAATGATTTGGATACTATATTCCGTGAGGCAAGCTGGGATGAAGCTTTAGATTTCGCTGCTGGCGGTCTGATAAAGATTCGCGATGAAAAAGGGAAAAAAGCTTTGGCCGGCTTGGGTTCAGCCAAAGGCAGTAATGAAGAAGCCTATTTATTTCAAAAACTGGTCAGAACCGGTTTTGGTTCAAACAATGTCGACCACTGTACGCGCCTTTGCCATGCCTCCTCTGTTGTTGCCTTATTAGAATGTCTAGGCTCCGGCGCGGTATCCAACCCTGTTGAAGATGTAAAATTAGCCGACGTTGTTATTATTATTGGTTCTAACCCAACAGTTAACCACCCTGTTGGCGCAACTTTTATGAAAAATGCGACTAAAACGGGTACCAAGATCATTTTAATTGATCCAAACCGTACGGCTATTGCAAAATACGCCTCCCATGTCCTGCAGTTCCGCCCAGATACTGATGTTGCTTTACTAAACGGAATCATGCACGTAATTCTCGATGAAGGCCTGCAAAATGATGCTTACATCAAAAAATACACCGAAGATTTCGAGTATATGAAGCAACACTTGAAAGATTATAGCCCTGAAAAAGTTGCGCCCATTTGTGGCATTGATGCTGAAACATTGCGTGAAATTGCCAGATTGTATGCGACATCAAAAAACTCAATGATTTTATGGGGCATGGGTATTTCGCAACATATCCATGGAACTGATAATTCACGCTGCTTAATTGCCATGGCCTTAATGACGGGACAAATTGGTCGACCTGGTACAGGCTTGCACCCATTACGCGGACAAAATAACGTACAGGGCGCATCTGATGTCGGTTTGATTCCAATGGTCTACCCGGATTATGAGCCTGTCGAAGATCCAGTAAATCAGGCTAAATATGAAAAACTGTGGAATGTAAAATTAGATCCAAAGCGTGGTTTAACGACCGTGGAAATGATTCATGCCATTTTAGACAATGAAATATATGGCATGTTTGTCGAAGGTGAAAACCCGGCCATGTCGGATCCTAACCAGAACCATGTACGTGAGGCTTTTTCCAAATTAGAACATTTGGTGGTGCAAGATATATTTTTAACCGAAACAGCAGGCTTTGCCGATGTAATTCTGCCCGCGTCTGCCTTTTATGAAAAAACCGGCACCTTCTCGAACACTGATCGACGTGTGCAAATGGGACGCCAGGCCGTTAACCCGCCAGGTGATGCCAAACAGGATTTATGGATTCTGCAGGAAGTTGCCAATCGTTTAGGGTGTGGCTGGACTTATCAGGGCCCTGAAGACGTGTTTGAAGAAATGCGTTTGGCAATGGGCAGTATCGCCGGGATGACATGGGATAGATTAGAAAATGAAGATTCCTTGACTTACCCATTAGAAAATGTCGGCGACCCGGGTGAACCTATTATTTTTACCGACGGATTTCCTACTGAATCAGGAAAAGGACGCTTCGTCCCTGCATCCTATATTCATGCCGATGAAATGCCTGATGATGAATATCCGCTTATCTTTATCACCGGTCGCCAGTTAGAACATTGGCATACAGGTAGTATGACACGCCACTCACCTACTCTGGATGCCATAGAGCCAGATCCTGTGGTTATGGTACATCCGGAAGATTTACATAAACTAGGTATACAACCAGGCGACATTATTACTATACAATCCAGACGCGGAAAAATATCCGCTTATGCGCGTGCTGATATAGGTATACAAAAAGGCAGCCTGTTTATGGCTTTTTGTTATAACGAAGCGAGTGCCAATTTAATTACCAATGAAGCACTAGACCCCTCGGCCAAAATTCCGGAATTCAAATTCTGTGCGGTTAAAGCTAGTGCAGGTGGAGAAATCTCAGTGCGTATAAACTAA
- a CDS encoding Dabb family protein has protein sequence MKKYLQSLMFLVLIFTVTISHAQEDSRVSHVVVVWLKEPGNTQMREQFINASRALETLPGVLSRHVSAVIPSDRPKVDDTFDVAVTVTFKNAEALKNYMRNQKHKDMLNKQLKPLVNRIVVYNFGNI, from the coding sequence ATGAAAAAATATCTACAAAGCTTAATGTTCCTGGTCTTAATATTCACTGTCACTATCAGCCACGCGCAAGAGGATTCGCGTGTCAGTCATGTTGTAGTGGTCTGGTTAAAAGAACCGGGTAATACGCAAATGCGTGAGCAGTTCATTAATGCCAGTCGTGCTCTGGAAACATTGCCTGGCGTACTGTCTCGTCATGTCAGTGCGGTTATTCCCAGTGACCGGCCTAAAGTTGATGATACTTTCGATGTTGCTGTAACAGTCACATTTAAAAATGCTGAAGCGCTTAAAAACTACATGCGAAACCAAAAACATAAAGATATGCTAAACAAGCAACTTAAACCTCTGGTGAATAGAATCGTAGTCTATAATTTTGGTAATATTTGA
- a CDS encoding dienelactone hydrolase family protein, whose product MGIISNTVNYLDGGTLLQAFFAYDDTIEGRRPAVLIAHTWCGRDEFVNNKARQLAELGYVAFALDMYGHGVLGKTPEENAALMQPFIDDRSALQQRIDAALYAVRLLPWVDDSKVAAIGFCFGGLCVLDLARMGADLKGVVSFHGILNEPQNKATKPVLAKVLALHGHDDPMASDALVSAFCQEMTDLQVDWQLHQYGNTVHAFTNPLANAPALGTVYNQIADKRSWQSMKNFLDEIFA is encoded by the coding sequence ATGGGAATAATTTCTAATACAGTTAATTATTTGGATGGCGGCACCTTATTGCAGGCTTTTTTTGCTTATGACGATACCATCGAAGGTAGACGACCTGCGGTATTAATCGCTCATACCTGGTGTGGTCGTGATGAATTTGTCAATAATAAAGCCAGACAACTCGCTGAATTAGGCTATGTCGCTTTTGCGCTGGATATGTATGGCCACGGAGTTTTGGGTAAAACGCCCGAAGAAAATGCGGCACTAATGCAACCCTTTATTGATGACCGGAGTGCATTACAGCAGCGTATCGATGCCGCTCTCTATGCCGTCAGGTTGCTACCCTGGGTCGATGATTCCAAAGTGGCTGCCATCGGCTTTTGTTTTGGCGGGCTGTGTGTTTTAGATTTAGCGCGTATGGGCGCAGATCTAAAAGGAGTGGTCAGCTTTCATGGTATATTAAATGAGCCTCAAAACAAGGCAACAAAACCTGTGCTTGCTAAAGTCCTGGCTTTGCATGGCCATGATGATCCTATGGCATCAGATGCTCTGGTCTCAGCTTTTTGCCAGGAAATGACAGATTTGCAAGTCGATTGGCAATTACATCAATATGGCAATACCGTGCATGCTTTTACTAATCCTCTTGCTAACGCCCCTGCTTTAGGCACTGTTTATAATCAAATCGCAGATAAACGCTCATGGCAAAGTATGAAAAACTTTCTTGATGAGATATTTGCCTAA
- a CDS encoding NAD(P)H-dependent oxidoreductase subunit E, whose protein sequence is MAVITISPDQISKKKRKGPKGHSVDHMALEQIQSLLANESRQRDLLIEHLHKIQDTYQYISSKHLVALAHEMNLSPAEVFEVASFYHHFDVVKEGQTPPPALTVRVCESLSCSMSGSNELTEALSNGLNAEQVRVQKVPCVGRCQHAPVAVVGQKAIDNATPETVIAAVNNNDIKADITDYISMEQYQSDQGYQTLKGVLEGTISTESVIKKMEDSGLRGLGGAGFPAGRKWRIVNGFAGPRLMAVNIDEGEPGTFKDRHYLESDPHRFLEGMLIAALCVGCDEVYIYLRDEYAGCREILTKEIANLQNNPPSDKYRLPPIHLRRGAGAYICGEESAMVESIEGKRGMPRLRPPFLAEVGLFGRPTLEHNMESVYWVRNIVEKGPEWFTSHGRNGRKGLRSFSISGRVNKPGVHLAPAGTTMRELIEEFCGGMQEGHKFYGYFPGGASGGILPESMADIPMDFDTLNEHGCFIGSAAVVVFSEQDSARKLAINAMKFFEEESCGQCTPCRVGTAKAAVLMQQENWDTDLLEELSSVMVDASICGLGQAAPNPLRCAIKYFPEEIN, encoded by the coding sequence GTGGCAGTCATTACTATAAGCCCGGATCAAATTAGCAAGAAAAAACGCAAAGGCCCAAAAGGTCACTCCGTTGATCATATGGCATTAGAGCAAATTCAATCGCTCCTGGCGAATGAGTCTCGTCAACGCGATTTATTGATAGAGCATTTACATAAAATCCAGGACACATATCAATATATATCCTCTAAACATCTCGTTGCACTTGCACACGAAATGAACCTTTCCCCTGCTGAAGTCTTTGAAGTCGCTTCTTTTTATCATCATTTCGATGTAGTAAAGGAAGGGCAAACGCCCCCACCCGCTTTAACTGTTCGTGTCTGTGAATCGCTCTCTTGTTCAATGTCTGGATCTAATGAACTTACAGAAGCTCTAAGCAATGGCTTGAATGCTGAACAGGTTAGAGTGCAAAAAGTTCCTTGTGTAGGCCGTTGCCAACACGCACCAGTCGCAGTTGTTGGACAGAAAGCAATAGATAATGCGACTCCTGAAACCGTTATTGCTGCTGTCAATAATAACGATATTAAAGCGGATATTACTGATTACATCAGTATGGAACAATATCAATCAGATCAGGGCTATCAAACACTTAAAGGCGTTTTAGAAGGCACCATTAGCACTGAAAGTGTTATCAAGAAAATGGAAGATTCCGGTCTGCGTGGTTTAGGAGGAGCCGGGTTTCCGGCAGGCAGAAAGTGGCGTATCGTAAATGGCTTTGCCGGGCCGCGTTTAATGGCTGTAAATATCGACGAAGGTGAACCGGGTACTTTTAAAGATCGTCACTATCTGGAATCTGATCCGCATCGATTTTTAGAAGGCATGTTAATTGCTGCATTATGCGTAGGCTGTGACGAAGTCTATATTTATCTACGTGATGAATATGCTGGCTGTCGTGAGATTCTAACAAAAGAAATTGCTAATCTACAAAACAACCCGCCGTCTGATAAATATCGTTTACCACCTATTCATTTACGTCGAGGCGCAGGGGCTTATATTTGCGGCGAAGAATCAGCAATGGTTGAATCAATAGAAGGCAAACGGGGTATGCCTCGCCTAAGACCTCCCTTCCTTGCAGAAGTGGGCTTATTCGGTCGCCCTACCCTCGAACACAATATGGAATCAGTATACTGGGTGCGTAATATTGTTGAAAAAGGCCCTGAATGGTTTACTTCACATGGTCGAAATGGACGCAAAGGCTTACGTTCTTTTTCTATTTCAGGCCGTGTCAATAAACCGGGAGTGCATTTAGCTCCTGCAGGTACCACTATGCGCGAATTGATTGAAGAGTTCTGTGGTGGTATGCAAGAAGGACATAAATTCTACGGCTATTTCCCCGGCGGTGCGTCCGGCGGAATTTTACCCGAGTCAATGGCAGACATCCCAATGGATTTTGACACTTTAAATGAACACGGTTGTTTTATCGGTTCTGCTGCTGTTGTTGTTTTCTCTGAGCAGGATAGCGCCAGGAAATTAGCCATCAATGCGATGAAATTCTTTGAAGAAGAGTCTTGTGGCCAATGCACACCTTGTCGTGTTGGTACTGCAAAAGCAGCGGTTCTTATGCAACAGGAAAACTGGGATACCGATTTACTGGAAGAATTATCCTCAGTGATGGTCGATGCATCTATCTGCGGATTAGGGCAAGCTGCGCCTAACCCCTTACGCTGTGCTATCAAGTACTTCCCAGAAGAGATTAATTAA